The proteins below are encoded in one region of Pacificitalea manganoxidans:
- the nuoN gene encoding NADH-quinone oxidoreductase subunit NuoN — protein sequence MTSADFTIILPEIALAVYAMAALLFGVYTTKDKAAPLLVWTTSAVLVAVAIWVGLSGEGTQQAFGGLFIDDGFARFAKVVALLSAAVVLVLSMDFMTTRDLLRFEYPILVTLALVGMMVMVSSGNLMTLYMGLELQSLALYVVAALRRDSVKSTEAGLKYFVLGSLSSGMLLYGASLTYGFAGTTQFEGIYLAAGDQLPIGLLFGLVFLLAGLAFKVSAAPFHMWTPDVYEGSPTPITAFFATAPKVAAMALLARVVYGAFGGATADWGQIIAFLAVISMFLGSIAAIGQRDIKRLMAYSSIAHMGYALVGLAAGTTAGVQSMLLYMAIYVTMNIGVFAFILTMERDGRHVTEIGALSMLSKREPIKALAILLLMFSMAGVPPMAGFFAKFAVFSAAVDAGLGWLAVAGAVASAIGLYYYLRIVFLMYFGKDEDAAIDGSMGMIQWGVLMASAAIMLLGVVNLFGVDGLAGAAALTLVN from the coding sequence ATGACATCCGCAGATTTCACCATCATCCTTCCCGAGATCGCGCTGGCGGTCTACGCGATGGCCGCGCTGCTGTTCGGGGTCTACACCACCAAGGACAAGGCCGCGCCGCTGCTGGTCTGGACCACGTCCGCCGTGCTGGTTGCGGTGGCGATCTGGGTCGGCCTGTCGGGCGAGGGCACGCAGCAGGCGTTTGGCGGGCTGTTCATCGATGACGGCTTTGCCCGCTTTGCCAAGGTCGTGGCGCTTCTGTCGGCGGCGGTGGTGCTGGTCCTGTCGATGGACTTCATGACCACCCGCGATCTGCTGCGCTTCGAATATCCCATCCTCGTCACGCTCGCTTTGGTCGGCATGATGGTCATGGTGTCCTCGGGCAACCTGATGACGCTTTACATGGGGTTGGAACTGCAATCGCTCGCGCTTTACGTCGTTGCCGCCCTGCGCCGCGACAGCGTGAAATCGACCGAAGCGGGCCTGAAGTATTTCGTGCTGGGCTCGCTCAGCTCCGGCATGCTGCTTTACGGGGCCTCGCTGACCTACGGGTTCGCAGGCACGACCCAGTTCGAAGGCATCTACCTTGCTGCTGGGGATCAACTGCCCATCGGCCTGCTGTTCGGTCTGGTGTTCCTGCTGGCCGGTCTGGCGTTCAAGGTATCCGCCGCGCCGTTCCACATGTGGACCCCCGACGTCTACGAAGGCTCGCCCACCCCGATCACCGCCTTCTTCGCCACCGCACCGAAAGTCGCGGCAATGGCGCTGCTGGCGCGGGTCGTCTACGGCGCGTTCGGCGGGGCAACGGCGGATTGGGGGCAGATCATCGCCTTCCTCGCCGTAATCTCGATGTTCTTGGGCTCCATCGCCGCCATCGGCCAGCGCGACATCAAGCGTCTGATGGCCTATTCCTCTATCGCGCATATGGGCTACGCGCTGGTGGGGCTTGCCGCAGGCACCACCGCGGGGGTGCAGTCGATGCTGCTTTACATGGCGATCTACGTCACCATGAATATCGGCGTCTTTGCCTTCATCCTGACGATGGAGCGTGACGGTCGCCATGTGACCGAGATCGGCGCATTGTCGATGCTGTCCAAGCGCGAGCCGATCAAGGCGCTGGCGATCCTGCTGCTCATGTTCTCCATGGCCGGTGTGCCGCCGATGGCGGGCTTCTTCGCCAAATTCGCGGTGTTCTCCGCCGCCGTCGATGCCGGTCTGGGCTGGCTCGCCGTGGCCGGGGCCGTGGCCTCCGCAATCGGGCTCTACTACTATCTGCGCATCGTCTTCCTGATGTATTTCGGCAAGGACGAGGACGCCGCCATCGACGGGTCCATGGGCATGATCCAATGGGGCGTGCTGATGGCCTCCGCCGCGATCATGCTGCTGGGCGTCGTGAACCTCTTTGGGGTCGACGGGCTGGCGGGTGCTGCCGCGCTGACCCTCGTCAACTGA
- a CDS encoding ribonuclease J, whose translation MNKAADRLIYLPLGGAGEVGMNAYVYGYGPAGRERLILVDLGVTFPDMDTTPGVDLIFPDMQWLIDRVDRLDAIFITHGHEDHIGALGHFWNDLRVPVYCRNFTGHLAQRKMEEHGADADAIEIVGAYPQQVKAGPFSVSFVPISHSIPESSGMVIDTPAGRVVHTGDFKLDTQPGVGEPFDPDLWKRVATEKGGVHVMTCDSTNIGVPHAGRSEVTVGPDIRDLVKSQPGMIVATTFASNVARVKTLAEAGVAAGRSVCLMGRAMKRMVSVAIETGVLQDFPSVIAPEEAGDIPRENLMLIVTGSQGERRAASAQLARGKYLGLELKEGDSFLFSSKTIPGNERGVIQIINSLSEKGVEVIDDSSGHYHVSGHANRPDLEAMHDIVQPKILIPMHGEHRMLRRHAQVAEAKGMASAIAVNGTMLDLTGPAPKVAEFVETGRTYLDGSVKIGALDGVVRDRIRAALNGQVFLTVLFDEDDAPLGEPWAELVGLPETGRSNAPLVDLIEADVEQFLGRADRSTILDDDKLDTALRRAVRHVAQQEIGKKPEVTVVISRLA comes from the coding sequence ATGAACAAAGCGGCAGACAGGCTGATCTATCTTCCTCTGGGCGGGGCCGGGGAGGTGGGCATGAACGCCTATGTCTACGGCTACGGCCCCGCCGGGCGCGAGCGTCTGATCCTTGTCGATCTGGGCGTGACCTTCCCCGACATGGACACCACGCCCGGCGTCGATCTGATTTTCCCCGACATGCAGTGGCTCATCGACCGGGTGGATCGTCTGGATGCGATCTTCATCACCCACGGGCATGAGGACCATATCGGCGCGCTGGGGCATTTCTGGAACGACCTGCGCGTGCCGGTCTATTGCCGCAACTTCACCGGCCATCTCGCACAGCGCAAGATGGAAGAGCACGGCGCCGATGCCGATGCGATCGAAATCGTCGGCGCCTATCCGCAGCAGGTGAAAGCCGGTCCCTTCTCCGTCAGCTTCGTGCCGATCAGCCACTCGATCCCCGAAAGCTCCGGCATGGTGATCGACACCCCCGCGGGCCGCGTTGTCCATACCGGCGATTTCAAGCTCGACACCCAGCCCGGTGTGGGCGAACCGTTCGACCCCGATCTGTGGAAGCGCGTCGCGACCGAAAAGGGCGGCGTGCATGTCATGACCTGTGACAGCACCAATATCGGCGTGCCCCATGCGGGCCGGTCCGAGGTGACGGTCGGCCCCGACATCCGCGATCTGGTGAAATCCCAGCCCGGCATGATCGTCGCGACCACGTTTGCGTCGAACGTCGCGCGGGTGAAAACGCTGGCCGAGGCGGGCGTTGCCGCCGGGCGCTCCGTCTGCCTGATGGGCCGCGCGATGAAGCGTATGGTCTCCGTCGCCATCGAAACCGGCGTGTTGCAGGATTTCCCGTCCGTGATCGCCCCGGAAGAGGCCGGCGACATCCCGCGCGAAAACCTGATGCTGATCGTCACCGGCTCGCAGGGCGAACGCCGCGCGGCGTCGGCACAGCTGGCCCGCGGCAAATATCTGGGGCTGGAGCTGAAGGAAGGCGACAGCTTCCTGTTCTCGTCGAAAACCATTCCGGGCAATGAGCGCGGCGTGATCCAGATCATCAACAGCCTGTCCGAAAAAGGCGTCGAGGTCATCGACGACAGCTCCGGCCACTACCACGTCTCGGGCCACGCCAACCGCCCCGATCTGGAAGCGATGCATGACATCGTGCAGCCGAAGATCCTGATCCCGATGCATGGCGAACACCGGATGCTGCGCCGTCACGCGCAGGTCGCCGAAGCCAAGGGCATGGCCAGCGCCATCGCCGTCAACGGCACCATGCTGGACCTCACCGGCCCCGCGCCGAAGGTTGCGGAATTCGTCGAAACGGGCCGCACCTATCTGGACGGCTCGGTCAAGATCGGCGCGCTGGACGGGGTCGTGCGCGACCGTATCCGCGCAGCACTCAACGGGCAGGTGTTCCTCACCGTGCTCTTTGACGAAGACGACGCCCCGCTGGGGGAGCCGTGGGCCGAACTGGTTGGTCTGCCGGAAACCGGACGCTCCAACGCGCCGCTGGTCGACCTGATCGAAGCGGATGTGGAGCAGTTTCTGGGCCGTGCCGACCGCTCCACGATCCTCGATGATGATAAGCTCGACACCGCCCTGCGCCGGGCCGTGCGCCACGTCGCCCAGCAGGAAATCGGCAAGAAGCCCGAGGTCACGGTGGTCATCAGCCGTCTGGCCTGA
- a CDS encoding biotin--[acetyl-CoA-carboxylase] ligase, with protein sequence MTDTHMKWPDRYGRVILHEIDSTNAEAARRIGDLSGPTWIMARMQTAARGRRGRPWANPAGNFAATLVLRHPGAPGQAALRSFTAALALHEAFVTATGRPGSFALKWPNDVLLNGGKVAGILLEGLHHGTGAHAQAGLAIGIGVNLAAAPDPGQVEPGALRPVSLLSETGTAIDPEEFLNILAPAYARLESQFASYGFAPLRAAWLERAARLGEPVTARMGSETVTGTFETIDETGQLVLRGSHGVRRITAAEIFF encoded by the coding sequence ATGACCGACACGCACATGAAATGGCCCGACCGCTATGGTCGGGTCATTTTGCATGAAATTGACAGCACAAATGCCGAAGCGGCCCGCCGCATTGGCGACCTGTCCGGGCCCACATGGATCATGGCGCGGATGCAGACCGCCGCGCGCGGGCGGCGCGGGCGGCCCTGGGCCAATCCGGCGGGCAATTTCGCGGCCACGCTGGTGCTGCGCCATCCCGGTGCGCCGGGGCAGGCGGCGCTGCGCTCCTTCACCGCGGCGCTGGCCCTGCACGAAGCCTTCGTCACCGCCACCGGGCGGCCCGGCTCCTTCGCGCTGAAATGGCCCAATGACGTGCTGCTCAATGGCGGCAAGGTCGCGGGCATCCTGCTCGAAGGGTTGCACCACGGCACGGGCGCCCATGCGCAAGCCGGGCTTGCCATCGGCATCGGCGTCAATCTCGCCGCCGCGCCCGATCCCGGACAGGTAGAGCCGGGCGCGCTGCGGCCTGTGTCGCTTCTGTCGGAAACCGGCACCGCGATCGACCCCGAAGAGTTCCTGAACATCCTCGCGCCCGCCTATGCCCGGCTGGAAAGCCAATTCGCCAGCTACGGCTTTGCCCCCCTGCGCGCCGCGTGGCTGGAACGGGCCGCCCGGCTGGGGGAGCCGGTGACCGCGCGGATGGGCTCCGAAACCGTGACCGGCACATTCGAGACCATTGACGAGACCGGCCAGCTGGTGCTGCGCGGCTCCCACGGGGTGCGGCGGATCACAGCGGCCGAGATTTTCTTCTGA
- a CDS encoding type III pantothenate kinase, translating into MLLCIDCGNTNTVFAIWDGTEFLTTFRTATEHQRTADQYYVWYNALMAHRGLDVTIDAVIISSTVPRVVFNLRVFADRYFNTRPLVVGREDCALPHIPRVDVGTQVGPDRLVNTAGAYDRHGGNLIVVDFGTATTFDVVDDDGAYVGGVIAPGVNLSLEALHQAAAALPHVDVTKPARVIGTNTVACMQSGVFWGYVGLVRGICDRIRAERDRPMQIIGTGGLAPLFSQGDVLFDRIEDDLTMHGLTVIHAYNRAAAQAQG; encoded by the coding sequence ATGCTGCTCTGTATCGACTGCGGCAATACCAACACCGTTTTCGCGATCTGGGACGGGACCGAATTCCTGACCACGTTCCGCACCGCCACCGAACATCAGCGGACGGCGGATCAGTATTACGTCTGGTATAACGCGCTCATGGCCCATCGCGGGCTGGATGTGACCATCGATGCGGTCATCATCTCCTCCACCGTGCCGCGCGTGGTGTTCAACCTTCGCGTCTTTGCCGACCGCTATTTCAACACCCGCCCGCTGGTCGTGGGGCGCGAGGATTGCGCGCTGCCGCATATCCCGCGCGTCGATGTGGGCACGCAGGTCGGGCCGGACCGGCTGGTCAACACCGCCGGGGCCTATGACCGCCACGGCGGCAATCTGATCGTGGTCGATTTCGGCACGGCCACGACCTTCGATGTGGTCGATGATGACGGCGCCTATGTCGGCGGGGTGATCGCGCCGGGCGTGAACCTCAGCCTTGAGGCGCTGCATCAGGCCGCCGCCGCGCTGCCCCATGTGGATGTCACCAAGCCCGCCCGCGTCATCGGCACCAACACCGTCGCCTGCATGCAGTCGGGCGTGTTTTGGGGGTATGTCGGGCTGGTGCGTGGAATTTGTGACCGGATTCGCGCCGAACGGGACCGTCCGATGCAAATCATCGGCACCGGAGGCCTTGCGCCCTTGTTCTCTCAGGGGGACGTGTTATTTGACCGCATCGAAGACGACCTGACCATGCATGGTCTCACCGTCATCCACGCCTATAACCGCGCGGCGGCTCAGGCGCAGGGGTGA
- a CDS encoding NADH-quinone oxidoreductase subunit M codes for MDNLLSIITFIPLIAALILAFFLRGEDEAAQRNAKWLALIATSATFLVSLFVIFQFDPENTGFQFVEEREWLLGLTYKMGVDGISVLFVMLTTFTMPLVIAASWNVNVRVKEYMIAFLMLETLMLGVFCALDLVLFYMFFEAGLIPMFLIIGIWGGANRIYASFKFFLYTFLGSVLMLVAMIGMYVDAGTTDIALLLEHNFSTGGLEIAGFQIVGGLQTLLFLAFFASFAVKMPMWPVHTWLPDAHVQAPTAGSVVLAAILLKMGGYGFLRFSLPMFPVASDIMAPFVLWLSAIAIVYTSLVALAQSDMKKLIAYSSVAHMGYVTAGIFAANQQGVDGAIFQMLSHGFISGALFLCVGVIYDRMHTREIDAYGGLVNRMPAYAAIFMFFTMANVGLPGTSGFIGEFLTLMGIFQVNTWVAMVATTGVILSAAYGLWLYRRVVFGDLIKESLKSITDMTTREKAIFAPLVVMTLLLGVYPALVTDVIGPTVADLVAGIETDVAAYAPDTTEVQVAETGDH; via the coding sequence ATGGACAACCTCCTGTCGATCATCACGTTCATCCCGCTGATCGCGGCGCTGATCCTGGCGTTCTTTCTGCGGGGCGAGGATGAGGCCGCACAGCGCAACGCCAAATGGCTGGCGCTGATCGCGACCTCCGCGACCTTCCTCGTGTCGCTGTTCGTGATCTTCCAGTTCGATCCGGAAAACACTGGCTTCCAGTTCGTCGAAGAACGCGAATGGCTGCTGGGCCTGACCTATAAGATGGGCGTTGACGGGATTTCGGTCCTGTTCGTGATGCTCACCACCTTCACCATGCCGCTGGTCATCGCCGCCAGCTGGAACGTGAATGTCCGCGTCAAGGAATACATGATCGCGTTCCTGATGCTGGAAACGCTGATGCTCGGCGTGTTCTGCGCGCTGGATCTGGTCTTGTTCTACATGTTCTTCGAGGCGGGCCTCATTCCGATGTTCCTCATCATCGGGATCTGGGGCGGGGCAAACCGCATCTATGCCAGCTTCAAGTTCTTCCTCTATACCTTCCTCGGCTCCGTGCTGATGCTGGTGGCGATGATCGGCATGTATGTCGATGCGGGAACCACCGATATCGCGCTGCTGCTGGAGCATAACTTCTCCACTGGCGGGCTCGAAATCGCGGGCTTCCAAATCGTGGGCGGGTTGCAGACGCTGCTGTTCCTTGCGTTCTTTGCCAGCTTCGCGGTCAAGATGCCGATGTGGCCGGTCCATACATGGCTGCCCGACGCGCACGTTCAGGCACCGACCGCCGGTTCCGTCGTGCTGGCCGCGATCCTGCTGAAGATGGGCGGCTACGGCTTCCTACGCTTCTCGCTGCCGATGTTCCCGGTGGCGTCCGATATCATGGCGCCCTTCGTGCTGTGGCTCTCGGCCATCGCCATCGTCTACACCTCGCTGGTCGCGCTGGCGCAGTCGGACATGAAGAAGCTCATCGCCTATTCGTCCGTCGCGCATATGGGCTACGTCACCGCCGGGATTTTTGCCGCCAACCAGCAGGGCGTCGATGGCGCGATCTTCCAGATGCTGAGCCACGGCTTCATCTCGGGCGCGCTATTCCTCTGCGTCGGCGTGATCTACGACCGGATGCATACCCGCGAAATCGACGCATATGGCGGATTGGTGAACCGGATGCCGGCCTATGCCGCGATCTTCATGTTCTTCACCATGGCCAATGTCGGCCTGCCGGGCACATCGGGCTTCATCGGCGAATTCCTGACGCTGATGGGCATCTTCCAGGTCAACACCTGGGTGGCGATGGTCGCGACGACGGGCGTGATCCTGTCGGCGGCCTATGGCCTGTGGCTCTATCGCCGGGTCGTGTTTGGCGACCTGATCAAGGAAAGCCTGAAGTCGATCACCGACATGACCACCCGCGAGAAGGCGATTTTCGCGCCGCTCGTCGTCATGACCCTGCTGCTGGGTGTCTATCCGGCGCTGGTCACGGACGTGATCGGGCCGACGGTGGCCGATCTGGTCGCCGGGATCGAAACCGACGTGGCCGCCTACGCCCCCGACACTACAGAGGTCCAAGTGGCCGAGACCGGAGATCACTGA